The following proteins come from a genomic window of Nitrosopumilaceae archaeon AB1(1):
- a CDS encoding DNA-directed RNA polymerase subunit D, with protein sequence MVVEVKVIEKKNNRLWVSIKGVPIQYANALRRICLNQVPIMAIDSIDVIKNFTVMTDEDLAHRLGMIPLKTNLTRFAEPHACKCNSEIGCINCRVMLVLQADSRNETYTVMSDELISEDTDVKPTSQGIPIAILAPGQSIHIEAYARLGRGTEHAKWNSSNIAVLIPGDNPEEYVLIVEGTGALSPEMVINKAVEELGEKMKEFKSKVKELNV encoded by the coding sequence TTGGTAGTAGAAGTAAAAGTTATTGAGAAGAAAAACAATAGACTGTGGGTCAGTATAAAAGGTGTACCAATTCAATATGCTAATGCCCTTAGACGTATCTGTTTGAATCAGGTACCAATAATGGCAATAGACTCGATCGATGTAATTAAAAATTTCACAGTAATGACAGATGAAGATCTCGCTCACAGATTAGGCATGATACCATTAAAGACTAATCTCACAAGATTTGCAGAGCCCCATGCTTGTAAATGTAATAGTGAGATTGGTTGTATAAACTGCAGAGTCATGTTGGTATTACAGGCTGACAGTAGAAATGAGACATATACTGTAATGTCTGATGAATTAATATCAGAAGATACAGATGTAAAGCCAACATCCCAAGGAATTCCAATCGCAATTTTGGCACCTGGTCAAAGTATTCACATAGAAGCATACGCAAGACTCGGAAGAGGTACAGAGCATGCTAAATGGAATTCGTCAAACATAGCAGTGTTAATTCCAGGAGACAACCCAGAGGAATATGTGTTAATAGTTGAGGGTACAGGAGCACTAAGCCCAGAAATGGTGATTAATAAAGCCGTTGAAGAACTTGGTGAAAAGATGAAAGAATTTAAAAGCAAAGTAAAAGAATTGAATGTATAA
- a CDS encoding 50S ribosomal protein L18e — protein sequence MSKYPTSLIKELKAAGTANKAPIWTKIAKCVTKSRVAHKVTNIKQIAKFSKDGDTIVFPGKVLGVGLLDYKITLCSFAISNTAAQKVLDAGGKIVEFSNIIKEKPTGTGVIILG from the coding sequence ATGAGTAAATATCCAACGAGTCTAATCAAGGAATTAAAGGCTGCAGGAACTGCAAACAAGGCGCCAATTTGGACAAAGATAGCAAAATGTGTGACAAAATCCAGAGTAGCACACAAAGTAACCAACATAAAACAAATTGCAAAATTTAGTAAAGATGGAGATACTATAGTATTTCCCGGAAAGGTGTTAGGGGTTGGTCTATTGGATTATAAAATTACACTCTGCTCATTTGCAATATCTAATACCGCTGCTCAAAAGGTATTAGATGCAGGAGGTAAGATTGTTGAATTTTCAAACATCATAAAAGAGAAACCAACTGGTACAGGAGTGATCATACTTGGATAA
- a CDS encoding 50S ribosomal protein L13, with product MDKENTKSLNPDHIVVDGTDHIAGRLSSMVSKLLLEGNRVSIINCEKIMISGARKSIIREYREFLEISSILNPKHGPFHPRRPDTIISRMIRGMLPRKKTSGREAHKRLRAYIGSPKELRSIKRLQFKKAMITRRTSAYTTMEELGLTIGWTV from the coding sequence TTGGATAAAGAAAATACAAAATCATTAAATCCAGATCACATAGTGGTAGACGGTACCGATCACATTGCAGGAAGATTATCTTCTATGGTAAGCAAATTACTGTTAGAAGGAAACAGAGTATCAATAATTAATTGTGAAAAAATAATGATCAGTGGCGCTAGAAAGAGTATAATCAGAGAGTATAGAGAATTTTTAGAAATTTCCAGTATATTAAATCCAAAGCACGGACCATTTCATCCAAGACGCCCGGATACCATAATCAGTCGAATGATTCGAGGTATGCTGCCAAGGAAAAAAACATCTGGTCGTGAAGCTCACAAAAGATTAAGAGCATATATCGGATCACCAAAGGAGTTACGTTCGATCAAAAGATTGCAATTCAAAAAGGCGATGATTACAAGAAGAACATCTGCATATACTACTATGGAAGAGCTGGGACTAACTATAGGGTGGACTGTATAA
- the rpsI gene encoding 30S ribosomal protein S9 — protein sequence MDKKQLYYATRKSAHAHALITKGSGVVRINNIPVEMVEHITARELILIPFELIGNIRQKIDVVVKVSGGGFMGQSGAAATAISRALTGWTKNKQDPTSHPLDKATRKEIKEKILAYDKYLISGDARRKEPKKFGGPGARRRKQKSYR from the coding sequence ATGGACAAGAAACAACTCTATTACGCCACTAGAAAATCGGCACATGCACATGCCTTAATCACAAAGGGATCAGGCGTGGTAAGAATAAACAACATACCAGTAGAGATGGTAGAGCACATAACTGCTAGAGAATTAATACTAATTCCTTTTGAGTTGATTGGTAATATTCGTCAAAAAATAGATGTTGTTGTAAAGGTAAGTGGCGGTGGATTTATGGGACAGTCCGGAGCTGCAGCTACTGCCATATCCAGAGCACTTACCGGTTGGACAAAAAATAAACAAGATCCAACTAGCCACCCACTAGACAAAGCTACTCGAAAGGAGATTAAAGAGAAGATACTTGCATATGATAAATATTTGATCAGTGGAGATGCTAGACGCAAAGAACCTAAAAAGTTCGGCGGACCTGGCGCCAGACGCAGAAAGCAAAAATCATATCGTTAA
- a CDS encoding sugar phosphate nucleotidyltransferase, whose translation MKIIILAGGHGTRGRPFTSYISKAMIPILDKPLVERIVEYVNSFKIIDEIIIIADYKKLGGQIKHHIESLKNMPKITFVQDTDSGTAGDLIHVKSIKKEEDFILWFVDNLCAIDLDAMIKLYRKNNCIACIATRDEKREETGFAKVENDIIVEFVEKPKISLPMNECLGIYILNEKILQ comes from the coding sequence GTGAAAATCATTATCTTAGCCGGTGGGCATGGAACGCGTGGCAGACCATTTACAAGTTATATATCAAAAGCTATGATTCCAATTTTAGATAAACCACTTGTAGAGAGAATAGTCGAATATGTAAATTCATTTAAAATTATTGATGAGATTATTATTATCGCAGATTATAAAAAACTTGGCGGTCAAATCAAACATCATATAGAATCATTAAAAAATATGCCAAAGATTACATTTGTACAAGATACAGATAGCGGTACAGCAGGGGATTTAATTCATGTCAAATCCATAAAGAAAGAGGAGGATTTTATTTTATGGTTTGTAGACAATTTATGTGCCATAGATTTAGACGCCATGATAAAATTATACAGAAAAAATAATTGTATAGCTTGTATTGCAACACGAGATGAAAAGAGAGAAGAGACGGGATTTGCAAAGGTGGAAAATGACATAATTGTAGAGTTTGTCGAAAAACCAAAGATCAGTCTTCCAATGAATGAGTGTCTAGGGATATACATACTAAATGAAAAGATTTTACAGTGA
- the leuD gene encoding 3-isopropylmalate dehydratase small subunit — MKPFKVITSFTTPLNKTNVDTDQIIPKQFLKLITKSGFGDFLFYDWRYENGSPIQNFVLNDPKYKDSKVLVSGENFGCGSSREHAVWSLLDYGFNVVLAPSFADIFQSNCIKNGLVPISLPDDTIHWLLETTRQVKVNLENQMIRADDKDISFEFNSFQKNVLLRGLDDISQTLNYEKEITQFEKNSKTPSIVQSV; from the coding sequence ATGAAACCGTTTAAAGTAATTACTAGTTTTACTACTCCATTGAATAAAACTAATGTGGACACTGATCAAATAATCCCTAAACAATTTTTAAAATTAATTACCAAATCTGGCTTTGGTGATTTTCTATTTTATGATTGGAGATATGAAAATGGCTCTCCTATACAAAATTTTGTATTAAATGATCCAAAGTATAAAGATTCTAAAGTTTTAGTATCTGGTGAAAATTTTGGGTGTGGGTCTAGTCGTGAACATGCTGTTTGGTCTCTTTTGGACTATGGTTTTAATGTAGTTCTTGCTCCTTCTTTTGCTGATATCTTTCAGAGTAATTGTATTAAAAATGGTCTAGTTCCAATATCCCTTCCTGATGATACTATCCACTGGCTACTTGAAACAACAAGACAGGTAAAAGTTAATCTAGAAAATCAAATGATTCGTGCTGATGATAAAGATATTTCATTTGAATTTAATTCATTTCAAAAGAATGTTTTACTGAGGGGGCTAGATGATATCTCTCAGACTTTAAACTATGAGAAAGAAATCACTCAATTTGAGAAAAACTCTAAGACTCCATCGATTGTACAATCTGTTTAA
- the leuC gene encoding 3-isopropylmalate dehydratase large subunit, with amino-acid sequence MAQTLFEKIWSSHVIVDGKDDPSLLYIDRHLIHEVTSPQAFDGLRVNNRKVRQPDLTIATMDHNVPTSPLTIVDDTSKSQIKALSKNCKDFGIRLFDMDSAQQGIVHIIGPELGITLPGTTIVCGDSHTSTHGAFGSLAFGIGTSDVEHVLGSQTLWMNKLLSFEISVTGKRQHPHAVTAKDIILSIIRDIGTQGGMGHVIEYRGDTIQELSMEQRMTICNMSIEGGARAGLIAPDETTFAYIKNRMFTPENYDELVEQWSDTLYTDANASFAKSHTVHADRLEPQVSWGTNPGMTCDVTDRVPNPKEYAQGDEGKLKNAQQALQYMDLQPETLITDIAIDRVFLGSCTNARLEDLIEASKVVKGNKIAPSVKAMVVPGSQSVKREAEKLGLDKIFLDAGFEWRGAGCSMCLGMNPDILKPGERCASTSNRNFEGRQGYKGRTHLVSPVMAAAAAIEGHFVDTRKIIP; translated from the coding sequence ATGGCTCAAACATTATTTGAAAAAATTTGGTCATCACACGTTATAGTTGATGGTAAAGATGATCCCTCTTTATTATACATTGATCGTCATCTAATTCATGAAGTAACCTCTCCACAGGCGTTTGATGGATTACGTGTGAATAATAGAAAAGTGCGTCAACCTGATCTTACCATAGCTACTATGGATCATAATGTTCCTACTAGCCCTCTGACAATAGTAGATGATACTTCTAAATCTCAGATTAAAGCTCTATCTAAAAACTGTAAAGATTTCGGAATTAGACTATTTGATATGGATAGTGCTCAACAGGGAATTGTACATATTATTGGTCCTGAATTGGGTATAACTCTGCCCGGTACCACCATTGTATGTGGTGATAGCCATACATCTACACATGGTGCATTTGGCTCTCTTGCATTCGGTATTGGTACTAGTGATGTAGAACACGTACTTGGCTCTCAAACATTATGGATGAATAAATTATTATCATTTGAGATATCTGTAACTGGAAAAAGACAACACCCGCATGCTGTAACTGCCAAAGATATCATACTGAGCATAATACGTGATATTGGAACCCAAGGAGGGATGGGACATGTTATAGAATATCGGGGTGACACAATACAAGAGTTGTCAATGGAGCAACGTATGACTATCTGTAATATGTCTATTGAGGGTGGTGCAAGGGCTGGACTAATTGCACCAGATGAAACTACATTCGCTTATATTAAAAATAGAATGTTTACACCTGAAAATTATGATGAATTAGTTGAACAGTGGTCTGACACATTATACACCGATGCTAACGCATCGTTTGCAAAAAGTCATACAGTTCACGCTGATAGACTTGAACCACAAGTAAGTTGGGGTACCAATCCTGGTATGACATGTGATGTGACAGATAGAGTTCCAAATCCTAAAGAATATGCTCAGGGTGATGAAGGCAAATTAAAGAATGCACAACAGGCCCTTCAGTATATGGATCTGCAACCTGAAACTCTAATCACTGACATCGCTATTGATAGAGTATTTTTGGGATCTTGTACTAATGCACGATTGGAAGATCTAATAGAGGCATCCAAAGTGGTTAAGGGCAATAAAATTGCGCCTAGCGTAAAGGCAATGGTAGTTCCTGGCTCTCAGAGTGTAAAACGAGAGGCTGAAAAGTTGGGTCTGGATAAAATATTCTTGGATGCAGGATTTGAATGGAGAGGTGCTGGATGTAGTATGTGTCTAGGCATGAATCCTGATATTTTAAAGCCGGGAGAGCGTTGTGCAAGTACATCAAATCGTAACTTTGAGGGAAGACAAGGCTACAAGGGACGTACCCACCTTGTCAGTCCTGTAATGGCCGCTGCTGCTGCCATTGAGGGTCATTTTGTAGATACACGGAAGATTATACCATGA
- the leuD gene encoding 3-isopropylmalate dehydratase small subunit (catalyzes the isomerization between 2-isopropylmalate and 3-isopropylmalate in leucine biosynthesis), whose amino-acid sequence MNGKVVKYDRDNIDTDVIIPGTYLKIHDYAELATHAMEGLDPDFHSKKATFVVAGKNFGCGSSREHAPITLSHSGIKAVIAVSFARIFYRNSVDGAFLLPIEIDANTYNSISDGDEIAINLDENKLTNTTQNTTHSIKPFPEIIQKIITAGGLFHLKV is encoded by the coding sequence TTGAATGGAAAAGTGGTAAAATATGATCGTGATAATATCGACACTGATGTTATCATACCTGGTACATATCTGAAGATTCATGATTATGCTGAACTTGCAACACATGCTATGGAAGGTTTAGATCCTGATTTTCATTCTAAAAAAGCTACATTTGTGGTGGCAGGTAAAAACTTTGGTTGTGGTTCTAGTCGAGAGCACGCTCCAATAACTCTGTCTCATAGTGGAATAAAGGCAGTTATCGCCGTATCTTTTGCTAGAATTTTTTATCGAAATAGTGTAGATGGAGCATTTCTACTCCCGATAGAGATTGATGCTAATACATACAATTCTATTTCCGACGGTGATGAAATTGCTATAAATTTAGATGAGAACAAATTAACAAACACTACTCAAAACACTACTCATTCTATAAAACCATTTCCTGAAATTATACAAAAAATTATTACTGCCGGTGGACTCTTTCATCTCAAGGTATGA
- a CDS encoding aconitase family protein, with product MPSAKILKGRTVKIRTQILPAAISIYQRALDKGLIQLFLSAGATIGPPTCGACCGAHMGVLGKDEICISTTNRNFPGRMGDIDSQTYLASPLVSCCLCHYWKNY from the coding sequence TTGCCGTCAGCTAAAATCTTAAAGGGCAGAACTGTAAAAATTCGTACACAAATTCTTCCAGCTGCAATATCTATCTATCAGAGGGCTTTGGATAAAGGTCTAATACAACTTTTTTTGAGCGCTGGGGCCACAATCGGTCCTCCAACGTGTGGAGCGTGCTGTGGAGCGCATATGGGGGTATTGGGAAAAGACGAAATTTGCATTAGTACGACAAACAGAAACTTTCCTGGCAGAATGGGGGATATTGATTCACAGACATATCTTGCATCACCTCTTGTCAGCTGCTGCCTCTGCCATTACTGGAAAAATTACTGA
- a CDS encoding aconitase family protein produces the protein MNITEKILARASGKTSVSPDDVIFANVDKVMLHDVSGPGVIKVFDKLSKQGIDVSKLHSPDKVWVAEDHFVPSAEKISAENINKLSKFTKQYGIKKHFKYGLGQHGICHTLSHEEALVLPGEVYVGGDSHTNTTGALGAFACGLGHTDIAYVLLNGNIWFKVPETILINLDGELPPFVMAKDFILKIIGDHGTDCGTYKTLQFGGSGIDVMSVEERLTLTNMTTEAGAKNGIVESDQKTVDYLTQHGATNVKTLHSDDDAQYSKVIDYDASTMEPIVAKPFSPANTTPVREAPNVELDKAYIGSCTGAKFEDLVAVS, from the coding sequence ATGAATATTACAGAAAAAATTCTTGCTAGAGCATCAGGCAAGACTAGTGTATCTCCAGATGATGTCATATTTGCAAATGTAGACAAAGTCATGTTACACGATGTATCTGGACCTGGTGTGATCAAAGTATTTGATAAACTATCCAAACAAGGAATTGATGTCTCTAAACTTCACTCCCCTGACAAAGTTTGGGTGGCCGAAGATCACTTTGTTCCTAGTGCCGAAAAAATATCTGCTGAAAATATTAACAAATTATCAAAATTTACTAAACAATATGGAATAAAGAAACACTTCAAGTATGGTCTAGGCCAACATGGTATTTGTCATACTCTGTCACATGAAGAAGCACTAGTTTTACCTGGTGAAGTGTATGTTGGTGGTGACTCTCACACAAATACAACTGGAGCTCTTGGAGCATTTGCATGTGGATTAGGTCACACTGACATTGCATATGTATTGTTGAATGGTAATATATGGTTCAAGGTTCCAGAAACTATTCTGATCAATCTTGATGGAGAATTACCACCTTTTGTTATGGCTAAAGATTTTATTCTTAAAATTATTGGTGATCATGGTACTGATTGCGGAACCTACAAGACACTACAATTTGGTGGTAGCGGTATAGATGTAATGTCTGTGGAAGAGAGACTTACCCTTACAAATATGACTACAGAGGCAGGTGCTAAAAATGGCATAGTGGAATCTGATCAAAAGACTGTAGATTATCTCACACAACACGGAGCTACTAATGTGAAGACGCTTCATTCAGATGATGACGCACAATACTCTAAAGTGATTGATTATGATGCGTCTACCATGGAGCCTATTGTAGCAAAACCATTCTCTCCGGCAAATACCACTCCTGTGCGTGAGGCTCCTAACGTTGAGTTGGACAAAGCATACATTGGTTCGTGCACTGGTGCAAAATTCGAAGATCTGGTTGCCGTCAGCTAA
- a CDS encoding coenzyme F420-0:L-glutamate ligase produces MCESSFKEFKTNKKNASHNYIMPELIIRPIKISKQKQHFDLSGIIYDSVREDIQTGDILVVSSKFVSYSQGRLIDKKVKRSKLGYDLATKLQMSLDIAEVVIREADKIHGGVAGFALATSDDIMAPNAGVDGSNGLNSFILYPKEPYVIAQQIRKKIFLESLKLIGIIISDSRLLPARVGTCSVAIACAGMEPIKDKRATMDLEKKPLRVTLQATADSLATSANHVMGEGDESVPVVLIRGSNVTMTDRKIYPDEMTIPYDQCIYVKSLSHSINV; encoded by the coding sequence ATGTGCGAGTCTAGTTTCAAGGAATTCAAAACAAACAAAAAGAATGCATCACATAATTATATAATGCCAGAATTAATAATACGTCCTATCAAGATTTCAAAGCAAAAACAACATTTTGACTTGTCAGGTATAATTTATGACTCTGTGAGAGAGGATATTCAGACAGGGGATATACTAGTAGTATCTAGTAAATTTGTTTCATATTCGCAAGGAAGATTAATTGATAAAAAAGTAAAGAGATCAAAATTGGGATATGATTTGGCAACAAAGTTGCAAATGAGTTTAGATATAGCAGAGGTGGTAATACGTGAAGCAGATAAAATTCATGGAGGTGTAGCAGGATTTGCGTTGGCCACATCAGACGATATAATGGCCCCAAATGCAGGAGTTGACGGATCAAATGGATTGAATAGTTTTATTCTATACCCAAAAGAACCATATGTAATTGCACAACAAATTAGAAAAAAAATATTTTTAGAATCTTTGAAATTAATCGGGATAATTATATCAGATAGCAGATTACTACCTGCCAGGGTCGGAACATGTAGTGTTGCAATAGCATGTGCAGGTATGGAACCAATTAAGGATAAGCGTGCGACAATGGATTTAGAAAAAAAACCATTACGTGTCACATTGCAGGCCACTGCAGATAGTCTTGCTACCAGCGCAAATCATGTAATGGGCGAGGGGGATGAATCTGTTCCAGTAGTTCTGATTAGAGGCTCAAACGTTACAATGACAGATAGAAAAATTTATCCTGATGAGATGACCATACCATACGATCAATGTATTTATGTGAAAAGCTTGTCACATAGCATTAATGTATAA
- a CDS encoding biotin--[acetyl-CoA-carboxylase] ligase, protein MIHTSFSQLGKFVNLLKKNSEDTVKPNVDLLNLKSSEIENNVKTLKALGYDITDNLTLVSIPDDLLPWEVQNNLNTRLMGNRIYYMDEVKSTQDIAIEMATNPLENGTVIIAKTQTHSRGRQDKQWISPPGGIWMSIIIKPNFEPINSTLVPACISLAIANAIQSIIGISVNLKWPNDIMIGDKKVAGILIDSVMAQEIISYMVIGIGINLNVNAKEISKNMSESVDVASLNYSGSRIEFIQSILRNIEFTFNMIGKDHDKIINDWTGLSSTIGKMVTVTTLQSTITGKALRLDPDGALVISNDSIHRVLSGSLTF, encoded by the coding sequence TTGATTCACACATCTTTTAGCCAATTAGGAAAATTTGTCAATCTTTTAAAAAAGAATTCTGAAGATACTGTTAAACCCAATGTTGATTTACTAAATTTGAAATCCTCTGAAATTGAGAATAACGTAAAAACCTTAAAGGCGTTGGGGTATGATATAACTGATAATCTTACACTAGTGTCAATCCCTGATGATTTGTTACCGTGGGAGGTTCAAAATAATCTTAATACTCGTTTGATGGGAAATAGAATTTACTATATGGATGAGGTAAAATCTACTCAAGATATAGCCATAGAGATGGCAACAAACCCTCTTGAGAATGGCACCGTAATAATTGCTAAAACTCAAACACATAGTCGTGGAAGACAAGACAAACAATGGATATCTCCACCGGGTGGAATTTGGATGTCTATAATTATAAAACCAAATTTTGAGCCGATTAATAGCACACTTGTACCGGCGTGTATTTCTCTAGCTATTGCAAATGCAATACAAAGTATCATTGGGATTTCTGTAAATTTGAAATGGCCAAATGATATTATGATTGGTGATAAAAAAGTTGCAGGTATTCTAATCGATTCAGTCATGGCACAAGAAATAATCTCCTATATGGTAATTGGCATAGGAATTAATCTTAATGTAAATGCCAAAGAGATATCAAAGAATATGTCTGAATCGGTAGACGTTGCTAGTCTTAATTACTCTGGAAGTCGTATAGAATTTATTCAAAGTATACTGCGTAATATAGAGTTCACATTTAACATGATTGGTAAAGATCATGATAAAATCATAAATGATTGGACTGGTCTTTCTTCTACCATAGGTAAGATGGTTACTGTTACCACTTTACAATCTACTATAACTGGTAAGGCATTACGACTTGACCCTGATGGGGCACTAGTAATATCAAATGATTCTATACATAGAGTTTTGTCCGGTAGCCTTACCTTTTAG